A stretch of DNA from Oreochromis aureus strain Israel breed Guangdong linkage group 23, ZZ_aureus, whole genome shotgun sequence:
TGCACTGAAGCATTCTCACAGCATAGTACTCCCACCACTGTTTGGTCTTTGGGTTGTACACCTCTTCCTGCTTTCTCCAAACATGAGCAACGTCTCTGCCCTAGAGCCCTAGttttgtctcatctgaccaaaggATGCAGTTCCAGTGTGAACGACAGTGTGACGACTTCTCCAGGTCGTCTTTAGCATACTTCAGTCTAGCTTGAAGctgtcttttctgcagaagtgttttttttcttggactGCAAACTTGCAGCCGACTCCTGTGCAGGATTCTAACAATTACAATACCAGACTTGGCTAAGTCATTCACGGGTGTCCTGATAGCTGTTCTGAATAGATCTCTCAGTAGTTTTATTTCCATAGTCTTTGGAATAATATTGtttcacaaaaaaacagaagtgtagttaaaacataataaaattttttccaaattttctgaatttttaaaaatattttgtgaaaatagtttcacatgttatatttttaaatatgtccTCAAAAAAGCAAATTATACTTGAGGGGTAAACTGCAACAGTAATCACTTTATGCTTTTCAGCATGTCCTGCAAGGAGTGTATCTTCTGGGTTGTTATGATTAATGAATTTATGCAAAAACAATCCCTGAATCTCAGAGTTTTGGCGACTCCCAGTGTTCCCGCCTAATGTAAATGTGAGATCATCAGGAGCAAACTGTCTGTGAAACCCCATATTTGAAACAGGCCATGAGTGTAAAGATGCTGAAATCAAGTGAGATTCTATAAAAGAGCTAAGCAGAAATGTCTCGTAGGAAATGAAGAAAGAGGCTGACCAGATATTTCAAAAGCATTCTTCAAGTTTTCTCCATCCTCTATCCTGGAAATAAGCATTCCTGATAACGGTATCCGcccctgcagacacaaacagaaacagtgtTCATCAGTGCACCAGATAAGCTAGTAAGGTTTGACACATCAAAGAAATACATGCATGTTAGTGACAGGAACATTACTGTGGAAATTGCAGAGATCAAATCAAGTGTGCCATACCTGATAGATGAATCCACTCATTCTCAGGCTGGCAGACACCATGAGCAGAGTGTGATGGAAGAGAAGGAGGTAGCATTCATTTGACTCCTGAAAAATAAGATTTTTATTGGATTAATTGTTGGGTTTTTACCTTGCACTATAAAAGTGCcaagtgctgtataaataaaattgacctGAATTGTGAACTGATCAGTGTTCATTGTGGGAGTGAATATAAACTTTTATGCACAGGTTTTTCTGGCTGATCAGACGCTGGCCTATGAGTATGCCTTTCATTTCAGAAAGACAACAACAGGTTCTGTGTGTAGTTAAGTCGCTTGCAGGTCGTGATAAGTACCTGACAGTTCTGTGAGCGAACTGCAGCCTGGGACATGTGAAGGACAGGGCCAAGAGTTCGGATATCATCTCCCTCCCAGTTTCTGATCGGCTCTGTTAAAATCTGCAACACCAGTTCCTTCTTCTTCCTGATTTCCTTACACTGAGCCTGaggacacagaaacacagaacagGCATTCGAAAACCCAGTGACATCATTTCTGATTGATACAGTGAAACTGtggttaaatgtaataaaaaacagGTCATAAAATTATATTCAAACTCAAAAGATGTAATATAAGATGTTATAAGTCGCCTCTTATGGGTTACTTTCTGCAGGTTGAGTAGTTTGATACACTTTGTACCCCTCATTCCTGGACTACATTAGCATGTACATACGTTTGACTAGCTTAATGTTTAAGGACTGAAGAGCATGTGTCTTACAGAGAGGTTTTTAAAGGCTGTCATAGAAGCCTGCAGATCAGCTCTGTCAGGGTGTTGGTCCTAAAAGACACAgacaagattcaagattcaagcaCATGAAAACAAATAAGCTTTTTCCCTTTTGTCCACATTCTCTGCCCCAGTTATCATCATTCGATAAAATGATTCAATTAAATTTTGCAGGACTGGAGTATACTAGCAGAGacgcagaaagacagggagcaaTTCAAGCTTACTTCCATATGTCTGTCCAGTTCTTTCAGCAGGGTTGGGTATCTATCCAGTCTGATGAAGGGTTTACTTAGGCTAGTGGTCAGTGCCAAGATCCCAGGGGGGGGTGCTCCTTTTGACTCCATGTATTCTTTCAGCTCCTCACTGcgatacacatacacagacaaaatatacaaaataaagcacATGAACTTACTCTTTCAGGAAAGGAAGTTTTGTTCTGTCGATTAAAATTCTCAGACAGTACCTGTGTTGTGTCAGTACATTGACAGCAGACGGGTGATTAGAGCAGTAGGTCAAATAGATCTTCTTCATCTGGGGGATCAAGCCCAGGAAGAACCCTCCAATCCTCTGCTGGCTCTCAGGAAGTCTACACACACAAATGACATGACAGTCCCAGTTTGGATAAAAGCGTAATCCTAGTATATCTGTTGCACATAAAGATAATAGTTTCATTCTGTGGTAATTATGGGTGTTAGCCAGCCTTCACCTTCATGATTAACATAAAACAGAAGTGAAAACTGATGGGAACACAACATTTCAAGACCACACTTTAAAACTATAATGCCTTCTGTTAAAGAGATCATTTAGTGACACACAACCAATCAGTTATACAAATGAAACACAGGctcagctgctgttgttcatcaggtttaagatttttattaccaaaaaaaatcatcatcatcatcatcatcatcatcatgtacTTGTCCAAACTAGAAAAACAGCCTGTATGACTTCATATGACCAACAGATGTCGCTGTTGTTACAACAATCGCCAACATGAAGCGCCATTCAGCACAGCTGCTGGTCTGAGTAATCTTAGTGCAACAGGATGTGAACATGGGAAGTTCATCTGAGCATTGTGCATGTTTTAGAAAGGCTATAGAGAAGTTATACGATAGCCAAAGTTCACAAAAACATTTACTACATACACAGATTTAATTCCAGCACAAAAGTGAAATTAATAACCTGTAAATACAGcagtcaaactttattcagtAAAGCAAGCAAGGTTCAGAGAAGAAAGAAATGTCTGTCACTAACAGTCAATCAAAactccatccatgcatccatccagatCTCCAGTCTATCACAGGTCATCAGCCAAAACTCAAACATATTACATGCAGAGTAAAgactaagaaaataaatatatgctGACCTGGTGTGCTCTTCCAAAGACTGAACCAGCATTTGCTGAAAGGTTGAAATGTCTTCCAGATTTGCCTGAATGTGACCGATGTCAACACTGCTGAGTCTGcagaagagaagacaagagaggagagagcagagcATTAACTCTGATGGTGTGTCAGAAAATATCTAACACACAAGTATATCTGACACACCACACTGTATATCTGGAAACTTACTACAGATGTAGTAAGTTTCCAGATATACAGATAACCTGTCAGATCGATCCAACTACTTCATGAATTATATACAGCCAAGTactgttaaaacatttatacCCTGTAAGGATAATACAGAAAAAGTATATTAAGGAAAATGTATTCAAGGTAAAGGCACTGTAATTTAAAGTACATGTCTGATGTGGATCTACCTGAAATATATAATAACAGTATGTCTGGTTTCAGGATGTACAGGGACAGCAAATAATATATTCTgtcatatgtgtgtgtaaatattagatatatgtgtatacatattCAATTTGGATTTATGACAGTGTAATAGATATGCCTGTGTGCATTTCCTCCCCCTCTAAAATCTGACTCTGTTGAATAAAACAACGAAAGGTATAAAAATAACTCTACCTGTCTGTGGGATGAAGTGGGCGAAGGTATGAACCCAAGAGACTCTGCAACTCCCTTGAATATTCAGTCTCTGCTTCCAGGATGTTCTGTAGGACCTGATGAagccatcacacacacacacacacacacacacacacacacacacacacacacacacacacacacacacacacacacacacacacacacacacacacacacacacacacacacacacacacacacacacacacacacacacacacacacacacacacacacaattttccATTATTTATGTTGAGTGAtaccattaaaatataaaagaaaagagtgaaagagagaaaaagtccCAGGCCATTCAGTTTCCTATCACTGTAAACTTCTATCTGTAGGTTTTGGATAATTGTACAGCATTAAATGAGTTTATAAGGAAACTGCTTTTCAGTGGGAAGCGCATTTGTCACAAACTAATAGGGAAAGTCATTGGAGCCTTCGGGAGCTGTAGTATATAATTCTGGCTCGATTAGCTTTCCAAGGGTCTGACTCCGCAGGCTAACTGGCTAATCTCGCCATGACATCAGAAACCTCACAGTAATGAGGTTAATGAATTGCACGGTGACAGATAAGACAGCGCTGTGTCTCCCCTCAGGCAGGGAGCCACTATATGTTTACCGGCATTTTAAGCAACtgtaaattatatttttgtatatattattttatatattatatttttttatttaaaaatgatctATAAGAGGAGATGGAGATGATGCCAGTGTGCAACCAATcatgaaaaagcacacaaacagatgAAAAGCACGCATCTTCTACTTTAAAAGCTTCTGTTCTAAGGCTTTGGGGGATTcttttatgagaaaaaaaacaataactttTATCCACGTCTTCATgtttttgaatttctttttaggaacagctttgacttcaggcaggtgtgtgtgtgtgtgtgtgtgtgtgtgtgtgtgtgtgtgtgtgtgtgtgtgtgtgtgtgtatgagacagACTCAGGTAAACCACCCAATGATGGATGGTCTTGTGAGGTTTTGCAGCTTGTTGCATTATTGAAACACTCACAAACACTCACGCAAGCATCAGCAGTAGCCAACCCTGAGGCAAGGCTGCCCCAGAAACCAGTGGAATGGAAGAAATAACCTACATTACATCTGcgccactcacacacacacatgcacgcacgcacgtACACACAAGGATGACACACGTAGGGGTGCCATGCAAGCTCCACAATTACATGCTACACAGTCATTAAATAGATGTGTGGAAAAGAACAGATTGCAACAGTCCACAAAAGCCCACACACTTAAGAAATCTATCCATTGGCACAATGTAGgtgagcaaacacacaaacacacacacacacacacacacagaatttcTTAAGATTGTGATACTTACCACATTGTAATAGGTCTTGTTGATGATAGTGGTATCAAAGCCTTTGGGCGGACTTTTGAGCGTCCCAGACTTTGGCTTGTCTAATGGTTtgtctaaaaacaaacaacaaaagaagaaaaaaatggagaaaGAGGGTCACTGGCTTTAAAatacagataaaaacaaaatacaagcTACATACAAATtttgtcaaataaaaataaaagtgatgtGTTCATATAACAACACAACACATTCTTAAGtcactgtgtgttttattttaccaaCTGAACTCCCTACAGTTTTCTTTCTAAGAATTTAAGGGCTAAATCAAAGAAGACAAACTTGATCAAAAGGCAAAGTTCAACGACCGAAAAGTAAGAGTTCTGATCGCTCACACAGcaactaaaataataaatcttCCTTTCACTGTGGCACACTGATACCGTACGTCTCATCTAGTAAAAAAAGATCAACAGTGGCTGCACAAGAGCACCCAGAAAAATCATCTCCGTCACAAAATGTCACATAGAAACAAATGTTTTTGGATGAAAGCTCTAACACTCTCCAACTGCAGCACAATGTTGTGGCTGATCCAGTATGTAGGTCAACCAGTGATTGAATGCTATAACTCATTGACTCGACAATGTCATGTCATTTCACTGTCCCGGCCACTGTTATTACAGCCCTGCGTGGCCCATAACAGAAACCTTCTCATATCCTTCTGTTCACTATTTGTAGACACTGCAACGTAAGGCTAGACGAGCAACAACAGCACAACAGTATGTTCCAGATAACGGTCGCTTTAATGCACTTTTTAAACTCACCCGACAGACTACAGAAACTAAAGAGCAACCTAAGGAAGCTATGAAAGACACTTTTCCTAGATCTTGGTTCATTGCTCTCAAAAAGAATGCTTTATGTCATCGCTGTTGACTCTACAAACAACCACAGCAATCACAAGTATACGCCTGCTATCTCACACATCAAACAACTCCCACTGGGACATTTGGATTTACTGCCATTCCTCAGAGTGCCGTTATCACGGTTGATGTTTTCTGCTGTGAGGTTAAAGTCAGGAAGTTTCTTTTTATACAGCAGCTCTGGAACTTCCTTTCTTTGTGTTATTGCAAAGCTTTCTTCCTTCTGTCCTGCCTTTCCTCCCCCAAAAGCAACAAAACTAACCAACAAATTTAACCTAAGATGTCAAAATTCAAAGAAACACCATGTTAGTGTTTAAATAAAGGCAGAAAAAGCTCATATATGTTGATTATTGTTGAATTCTAGGGTGAAGAAACCTAACTGTGCAACTATGTTAAAGAACGGCAAGGAATGAGGGGAAtttctgaacaaaacaaacaaacccaaaaagaAATATGACATATGAAATAAATCTCAATTACAGTACATGCCAAGGATATCTTGTCCAGTCCTTGAGAAATCATTCAACTAAAAGAGGTCAGGAAGTTATAATCAGTAAGAACAGACATGCAGGaagtctgtttgtgtgtatctgggagtgtgtctgtgctgttgctttgggggaaaaaaactcacTTTAAATTGATATTGgcacagtgttttttttccattcctatgtttattttactgcattttaaAGCTTGAAACTGTCATATAATATTAATGGCTCATATCATGCATGATGGAAGcaaaatgttcaaaatattttataagCAAGCTGCTCTAAATCTGCTGACAGACTTAAAGATGGGAATATGTCAAGTCAGAGATCTTAACACGAGGCCCATGTGCAGAAAGGTATCAAACTGTCCTCTGTGACCAAAGCAATAAGGGGTTATTTCTCCTCAGTGGTGCACAACATCTCAAGCAGTAATAGTTTAACCCACCATTTCCTTTCAGCTCCCGTACATAGTTACTGGGGAACCACCCAGTCTTGTCCTTCAGCGTGCCTTCCCACCAGCCCCCCTCCTCCTGCCTGGTCACAATAATGAGGTCACCCTTGGAGAAAGACAGCTCGTCCTCATTGGTCTGCTGGAAGGGGAAGCGTGCCCTGACCAACAGCTGGCCACACCCACTGCCCTCTGACATGTCCTGCGAACGAGAGGAGCGGAAAACAACGTGAAAATAGAAAGCTGTTATTTATTAGTCGTGTTCAGGCAGGCACCATCTTCAGGGGGCTTTAGAGGATTAAACTGCGTTTTCACAACACAATAATATTTCTAACCCTGTTGCTGTTTGTCTGCTGTTATTACTGTTCTTATCTTTGCCATGGTTACTCACCAGGCTGCGGTACTGAGGCTGCACCAGTTTCAAGGAGCGACTCTGAGTGTTCAGAGAGTCAAAGGACTTGATCCTTGAGGTTGAGGAGTGTGCCACACATACGGTGTCCCCAGAAACACTCAAATCTGCAAATGCATGATGCAATTGAATACATCTTAAATTCATGGGGTGGCCAAACAGGAATAAGCTCCAAAAAAGTCCAAATGTTTGCAGAGATGGAACAAATAttgctctctcacacacacacacacacacacacacacacacacagcgatcTTACCTTCAGTAGCTTTGTTGAGGGCAACCAAGGAGTTTAGCACCTTAGAGAAGTTCAGTCCCTGCAGCAGGTCATTGACCTCGAAAGGCTTCAAGGAGAGAAAACCAAATAAAGAATATAAAGGGAATTTTAGAACAGCAATAAACCATAGAGAGGTTTGAcataaagggggaaaaaagtacacACATTCATAATAAATTCATAGAGCATGACATCAAGAATCACACAAACTGCCTTCCTTAAATAGCTTGCATGTATCTCACATAGAAATGTGGAAGCAAATATAAGGGATTTGAAAAACAAAgggcaacaaaaaaacaagactaCATAAGAAAATATCTTCTTCCTATTTGGTTCACTTGAATAATTGCAAATATACATAAGGAAGAAGTATGTCCGCCTAAAAACTTAAGAAACACAAGTAGTTAGTGGGGGGCTTACATCCCTATCAAACTACAGTCTGGACCAGGATTACTTAAAGTCTGAGCCCCCCCTCATTAATCTCCacattacacacacatgcacacacagacacacaaaaccatAATCAACATACTTGTGAGGCTCCTAATCTTGTGTACACCACACACACTGAATGACTTCTAAATTCCCAAGCCGTGAAGGTGGGGAAGCATAAAAGTCAGCTTTGGAAAATAGagctatttaaaaagaaaaacacatctgtAATCCTCATTCTCTGTTTCTGCACAGACTGAGTCGCTTTGCtctaataaataaaaccacactGTCCTTTTATGTTGCCTTTCTCGGAAAGTGCTCTGGTTTGATTTATGCATACAAGCTTGATTGGTAGTCAAGAGCAGCGTGGACCCAAAAGTTAATGCACACGTTCACCTCTCCTACTGGCACTGGCCCAAGGTACAAAATGAGACTTAGCAACAGTGCTACAGCTGCATGTGAACACATTTTAGCCGTTTAATGCAGGCCCCTGATCAATCTGACACTATAAATAGcatgtcaagaaaaaaaaaaagcactttaactaatgaaggaaaatgcatttgacAGTGACATCCTACGTGTTATATTTGGTAGTTGTCGACAAATGTTCTTACTTCTGTCCAACCAGAATCCTAAGATTTAGGTTAGGATTACTTTAGCTCCACTGAAACAtattaagctgaaagaaaaaatgtaCTACAATTACAAATTCAGACaatccttaaaaaaataatcaagcaTGCaatatgcttgttttacactttgCCCTGTAGATTTTCTCGCCTGCAGCTGTAGACGAGCACCTACTGCCACAACTCGCTTACAACAAACACCTGTCATAGGTCAAACAGCTTACCTGATTATAGGCAGCACTTGATCTACTGTATCAGCGAAGGCACTCAAAATGCACAGGATCAATGTCCCATGCTGGTTAGGTTTAATTAACAGCAGACGCCAATCTATGATCAcgactgttttttgggggtttttttattaATTGTGCAGCTCTTCTTAATCACGCTCAGCGTTCGTCCACGCTCAAGCCGGCACTTATCGCCCGCTCTCTAATCCTCTTGTGCTGGACACACTCAGTCTGGCTCGCCCTCTTCTTGTCCCGAGGACTGTCTGAGAGAATTACAATGCTGATGTCAATCAGACTGCTAGTAATGGAGACCTTGGCTTCCAACAACATGGCTGGCATGCCTCTAATCAAGCTGATTGGAAAACCCACTGGCTCGGGCTGCCTGGCATGCAGCATTACATCAGCCCACTCTTTACTCTCCTTCATTTCATCTTTTCATGCTCCTTCCATTCCTCTTTTAAAAGCCCACAGTTGTTTTCCAAGTCCTGAGTGAAACCACGCTACACATCTAGAACCTTGACTCTTGTGTTGCGTAATCTACTCTTCTCAATTATGACCCCATGGCTTTTTCCACGGCTAAGATCAATAGTGTGTACgtgggtgtgtgtgtcacatCATACACTATTTACTAGCTTTCTCTTCACACTCACTGTGAGCCAGGATATAACCTGGCTCCTGGGCCTGCCGTtgtgcaaacacagacacaagcaCACACCCTAATATGCGATTCTGAACACTGAGAGCGGTATGGATATTTTTAGCACAGCATTTTATAACAAATTCAATATCCAGCTTCATACTTAACCCTTTCTGTGCCAAACAACTGCTTATTTATTCCCAAATATTAAGGGCAGTTGTTGAAACAGCATTCAGATCAGCAGAAAAGTCTGCTCCACCTCCAACAACACACACCATTTGACTTGTAGCACGCCCCAAATGAGAACTATGGTAATGATCAAGTCACACATTAACTATCTGTGTTTTATCTCCTACTCCAAATGGGATGACCCACAACTCAATGGTATGGACTAGCAACGCACCAATATACCCGACAAACATTGATGCCATTCTCTGTCAGTATAAAAGATATTAACCTGTGGTGATGGGCTGTGTCTAGCTGTTGTGTCCCACGTGAAAGCAAAGAATAAATAAGTGAtaacaaaaatgacaaataaattaaaaaaacataaaaatggaTCACTCCTAGCATCAGCTATTGTTATTTTAGACCCTAGGATGGGCCCAGAATTTAACATTTGGTGCATCCTTAGTCTGGACTATAGTCATcctgaaaacaaacataacCGTTTATTGATCTGTTCTGCAGTCTGAATACTGCTGCCAAGTCAGAAATGAAAACAGAGCGTCCACACTTATCTCTGCTTCTTGTTTCCATAACTACAAATGGTCTACAGGCAGCAACACAGCCATACAAACCTGTGGGCTCCAAACATCTTTGAGACAGACTGAAAATCAACTCGTTTTGGCCTACTTTTACTGGCTCTGCTCTTCACAGTCAACACCACAGCTGGAGTTTTCAGCATGGGCAGAGGAGTGTATCATATGAGGATACGCCCACCTTatctaaataaaagcaaaactgtGCAACTTTCATATAAAGCACCACGCATGTAGGCGTTTGCTTATGACTTTATCAATGACTAACTAGTAAAATCTATaacttttgagtttatttttatgaaaaatgaTTCCCAAGGTTGCCTGGACCACATGAACATCACATAAACAGCACACCTGATAATCTAAAGCCTCATATTTACAGATTATTATATAGTAATAAGGCTTAAAAGTGTGCCAAAGGTATTCAGGTTTACAGCCTGAACACCCCAAAATGGCTCATATAGGTATGTACAAAGCTTTAGTAAGCATTAATAAAGCTGCAAAGGGCTTCCATTAGGATCTATTTCTTATGAGGTCACCGTCTTCcagtgtttttcagtgtttataaaTATGTAATTAACGAAGTGAATTAAAACAAGTGGACACAGTCGTGTCGTTGTGTTTTAATGCTTCCTCAAGGAGAAATAGCCACAGCTATTCACTCATTAACGACACACTTTCAGCTCGTGAGTACTGTCTCGTGCCATCAGAGGCTACTAtaacaaatgcatttttttaggtaaaaaaaaaggggTCCATTCAAACAATTAAACTGTCTGTGAAACCACAGGACACCCTGCACCCGAGGCGTCCCGCTGTTAATGAGCACATGCATTAACTCACCTCCACACCGAAAGCCCCGCAGCCTTTAACAAACTCGGTTATGTTCCTCTGACACTCGCTGTCGCTCCTCGGCTCCTGGAAAAACTGCAcacgaagaaaaaaaacacaacaacaccaAATTAGCCCAAAACGTCAACTCAGCATAGACACAGAAGAGTTCCTGGAGGTGTCTGAGGTTTCGTCCGCTTGAAAACAATCTTATTCCAGCCGTTTGCTGCCTGTGCACTTGCTGCTTTCCAGGATCAAGCCAGCTCGGGTAATCAGTCAGACTTCCGGGtttcattttcagagtaaaaGCATTGTCTTCATACCTTTAAATGCTTGCTTTCgttaaacaataataaaaaaagtagCCAACAAATACACAGAGCTTGTACTATAGTGTAATTTTTCAGCTAGTTTATCGGGTTTTAATGTTATCATCATATACTACTTatcaaaaaatgtgcttaacagaaataaaaaaaacaacatatatCGTCTAACTTAAAATAAGCGCATAGCCTTCACCGAAGACAACTAGCTATGAGCTATCCTcctaaataagaaaaaaattaattctaATGAGCAATAAGCCGTAGATAATGACATGGTTGGTGCCTTTATTTTGATAGGACGACTCCCTCCCTGTGCGCAGGTTACTTTGAAACAGGTTTAAGATCTCCCAGGGAAGTTGGATAAGTAGGATATGACGTTGACTGGTTCATggtccactgtgtgtgtgtgtgtgtgtgtgtgcaatgagCAGATAAGCCTGTACATTAAAGCAGTAAGCTTCCTAAACTCTAGAACTGgct
This window harbors:
- the LOC116327892 gene encoding rho guanine nucleotide exchange factor 7-like isoform X1, translated to MNSAEQTVTWLITLGVLESPKKSISDPEAFLQASLQDGAVLCRLLERLRPGTVDKFFQEPRSDSECQRNITEFVKGCGAFGVEPFEVNDLLQGLNFSKVLNSLVALNKATEDLSVSGDTVCVAHSSTSRIKSFDSLNTQSRSLKLVQPQYRSLDMSEGSGCGQLLVRARFPFQQTNEDELSFSKGDLIIVTRQEEGGWWEGTLKDKTGWFPSNYVRELKGNDKPLDKPKSGTLKSPPKGFDTTIINKTYYNVVLQNILEAETEYSRELQSLLGSYLRPLHPTDRLSSVDIGHIQANLEDISTFQQMLVQSLEEHTRLPESQQRIGGFFLGLIPQMKKIYLTYCSNHPSAVNVLTQHSEELKEYMESKGAPPPGILALTTSLSKPFIRLDRYPTLLKELDRHMEDQHPDRADLQASMTAFKNLSAQCKEIRKKKELVLQILTEPIRNWEGDDIRTLGPVLHMSQAAVRSQNCQESNECYLLLFHHTLLMVSASLRMSGFIYQGRIPLSGMLISRIEDGENLKNAFEISGSQGERIQVACNSQHDLQEWLDLLTKHTHAPAASTHKTLSVCHTLPSHPVTPSRNSESRGGSSVNTYHTLPHVSLHGISSPMWGPLEPPSTPKPWSLSCLRPAPPLRPSAALCYKEDMSKSPKNVKKLLPKRKPERKPSEEDFTVRKSTAALEEDAQILKVIEAYCTSAKTRQTLNSSSSRKDVQVLFPEEEKIIVEEMRSNGQTVVEERSLVDTVYSLKDEVQELKQDNKRMKRTLEEEQRARKELERIVRRVLKNMNDPTWDETNL
- the LOC116327892 gene encoding rho guanine nucleotide exchange factor 7-like isoform X3, which gives rise to MNSAEQTVTWLITLGVLESPKKSISDPEAFLQASLQDGAVLCRLLERLRPGTVDKFFQEPRSDSECQRNITEFVKGCGAFGVEPFEVNDLLQGLNFSKVLNSLVALNKATEDLSVSGDTVCVAHSSTSRIKSFDSLNTQSRSLKLVQPQYRSLDMSEGSGCGQLLVRARFPFQQTNEDELSFSKGDLIIVTRQEEGGWWEGTLKDKTGWFPSNYVRELKGNDKPLDKPKSGTLKSPPKGFDTTIINKTYYNVVLQNILEAETEYSRELQSLLGSYLRPLHPTDRLSSVDIGHIQANLEDISTFQQMLVQSLEEHTRLPESQQRIGGFFLGLIPQMKKIYLTYCSNHPSAVNVLTQHSEELKEYMESKGAPPPGILALTTSLSKPFIRLDRYPTLLKELDRHMEDQHPDRADLQASMTAFKNLSAQCKEIRKKKELVLQILTEPIRNWEGDDIRTLGPVLHMSQAAVRSQNCQESNECYLLLFHHTLLMVSASLRMSGFIYQGRIPLSGMLISRIEDGENLKNAFEISGSQGERIQVACNSQHDLQEWLDLLTKHTHAPAASTHKTLSVCHTLPSHPVTPSRNSESRGGSSVNTYHTLPHVSLHGISSPMWGPLEPPSTPKPWSLSCLRPAPPLRPSAALCYKEDMSKSPKNVKKLLPKRKPERKPSEEDFTVRKSTAALEEDAQILKVIEAYCTSAKTRQTLNSTWQGTDLMHNHVLADNSLTVAGLPGNPPCSDQSEDSDYDSIWTAHSYRTASFSRKISMKDVQVLFPEEEKIIVEEMRSNGQTVVEERSLVDTVYSLKDEVQELKQDNKRMKRTLEEEQRARKELERIVRRVLKNMNDPTWDETNL
- the LOC116327892 gene encoding rho guanine nucleotide exchange factor 7-like isoform X2, with amino-acid sequence MSEGSGCGQLLVRARFPFQQTNEDELSFSKGDLIIVTRQEEGGWWEGTLKDKTGWFPSNYVRELKGNDKPLDKPKSGTLKSPPKGFDTTIINKTYYNVVLQNILEAETEYSRELQSLLGSYLRPLHPTDRLSSVDIGHIQANLEDISTFQQMLVQSLEEHTRLPESQQRIGGFFLGLIPQMKKIYLTYCSNHPSAVNVLTQHSEELKEYMESKGAPPPGILALTTSLSKPFIRLDRYPTLLKELDRHMEDQHPDRADLQASMTAFKNLSAQCKEIRKKKELVLQILTEPIRNWEGDDIRTLGPVLHMSQAAVRSQNCQESNECYLLLFHHTLLMVSASLRMSGFIYQGRIPLSGMLISRIEDGENLKNAFEISGSQGERIQVACNSQHDLQEWLDLLTKHTHAPAASTHKTLSVCHTLPSHPVTPSRNSESRGGSSVNTYHTLPHVSLHGISSPMWGPLEPPSTPKPWSLSCLRPAPPLRPSAALCYKEDMSKSPKNVKKLLPKRKPERKPSEEDFTVRKSTAALEEDAQILKVIEAYCTSAKTRQTLNSSSSRKDVQVLFPEEEKIIVEEMRSNGQTVVEERSLVDTVYSLKDEVQELKQDNKRMKRTLEEEQRARKELERIVRRVLKNMNDPTWDETNL